The segment TCGGATTACCCACCGCCCAGAGTACGATGCCCGCAGACGCAAGGATCGACAGACCGATGAGCATCAGGATCAGCCAGTCGCGGGAACGCTGCCCCCTATCGCGCGGCGGCTCGAATGTGCGTGCAAGGCTTTGAAGCGGCGGCATGTTCATGGGCAGAACCCGTCATCGCCGCCGCTCCATCTTCCGTCAAGCGTTGCGGTGTACGCTTACCAGATACGCACCCGCTTTTCCGGGCTCAGGAAAAGCTTTACCGAGGCATCCGGCTTGTAGGCACCGTACCAGGGATCAAGGTTGCGGACGATCCATGCGCGCTGGATCGACGGCGCGTGCGGATCGGTGAGCAGGCGCTGACGCAGATTGGCTTCGCGGTAGCTGCGTCGCCATACCTGCGCCCAGCCGAGATAGAAGCGCTGATCGCCAGTGAACCCGTCGATCACGGGCGCCTCCTTGCCGCCGAGCGAAAGCTTATAGGCTTCATAGGCAGCCGTGAGGCCCGCGAGATCGGCAATATTCTCGCCAAGCGTCAGCTCGCCCTTCACATGCTCGCCGGGCAGCGGCTCGTACAGGTCATATTGGTCGACGAGCTGCTTGGTGAGCGCGCCGAACTTCTCGACATCTTCCTTGGTCCACCAATCGGTGAGCGTACCGCTGGCATCATATTTGCTGCCTTGATCGTCGAAATGATGGCTGATTTCATGGCCGATCACGGCGCCGATGCCACCATAGTTCACGGCCGGATCGGCATGCGGATCGAAGAAGGGCGGCTGCAAGATCGCGGCCGGGAAGACGATCTCGTTCATCGAGAAATTGGCATAGGCATTCACCTCCATCGGTGTCATGCCCCATTCCCAGCGATAGATGGGCTTGCCGAGCTTGCCGATGTTGAAATCATGCTCGAAATTGGCCGACCGGATCGCATTGCCCAGCAGGTCGTCACGCTTCACCTGCAGACCCGAGAAATCGCGCCACTGCGACGGATAGCCGATCTTGGGCGTGAACGCCGCCAGCTTTGCGCGCGCCTTTTCCTTGGTTTCGGGCGCCATCCAGCTGAGGCCCTGGATACGGCGATCCATCGCCGCGATCACATTCTTCACCAGCGCGTCGGCAGCCGCTTTGGTTTCCGCCGGGAAATAGCGGTCGACATAGATCTTGCTGACCTCGTCGCTCAGGCTCTGGGTGACGAAGGTGACGCCTCGCTTCCACCGCGGTTCGTTTTGCGGCGTACCCGACAGCGTCGTGCCGTAGAATGCGAAATTCTCGTCGACAAAGGCCTTGGGCAGATAATCTGAATAGCCGTCGAGCGAGCGAACCAGCATCGCATCCTTAAGCACCGCGATATCGGTCTCGCCAACCAGCTTGGCGATCCCCTGAACCGCAGTGGGCTGGGCGACGATCAGCGCATCGACATTGGCACCGACCTTCGCAAAGTACTTCGTAAAATCAAATCCCTGCGCATCCTTTACAAGATCCGCCAGCATCCGCTTGTTGTACGTCTTGGTCGCATCCCGGCTGTCGATCTTGCTCCAGTGCACCTTGGCAATCGCGGTTTCGAAAGCCAGCAGCGCCTGCGCGCGTGGCCCCGCATTCTTCTCACCGGCAAGCGTCAGCATCTTTTCGAGATGCGCCAGATAGGCCGCGCGCGTTTCCGCAAGCTTTTTGTCGTCGCTCAGATAATAGTCGCGGTCGGGCATGCCGAGGCCCGATTGAAACAGCGTCAGCGCATAGGTTTCGGGGTGCTTATCATCCTGGCCGACATAAACGCCGAACAGCGTGCTCAGACCATTGCGATCCGCTTCGCCCGAAAGCGCTGCAAAATCGGCCTTGGTGCGCACCGCCTTGATCTTGGCAATCCAGGGTTTGAGCGGGGCAAGCCCCTTTGCCTCGACCGCGCCTTCATCAAGGAAACTGGCATAGGCATTGCCGATCCTGTTCGACGTATCGCCCTTCACCTCTTCAAGGATGTCGCGGGTGCGCTCGCGCGACAGATCGTCGAGACGCGTGAACATACCATAATTGGAACGATCCTCAGGGATCGGCGTGCGCTTGGTCCATTCGCCATTGGCATATTCATAGAAATCATCGCCCGGCTTCACCGCGCGGTCCATGCCCGCCTCGTCGAAGCCGAAGGTGCCGAATTCGGCCTTTGCCGAGACAGCCTGCGCAGCGGGCGTGCCTTCGGCGGTTGCCGCAGCCGACGCGCCGGCCAGCGCCGTGGACGCCAGCAGGATGTAGAAAACGGATTTCATGTGCGAGTCCCTATGGTTGCATTTGCAACGGAGATAGACCCGCGAAGCGCCGGTGCAAAACGCTGTTTATCGAAAGCTGTCAGTCTTTCGTCGACATCTCGATCGGCCGATGGCCACGACGACGCCATTTGGAACCCACCCACAGCCGCCAGACGAAAATTGACAGAACATAGCCGATCAGGGCGGCAATCACTGAAATGATGAACAGCCCTGCCAAAAGGGCTGGAGCGGCATCAGAGAAAAACCAGGCTACCCATTGATTAACGCCGGCGCCCTCGCCCCACAGCAGCGAGAAAGTGGCGACGTCCGCATGAAGGCCGAATATCCGGTTGCCCACCACGATCGAACTGCCGAGCAGAAATGGGGTGGTCGCAGGATTGCTGAGAAAGGTCATCGCCGCGCCGATCGGAATATTCGCGCGGAACGGCAGCGCCAGCAGCGCCACGCCGATGATCTGAACGCCGGGGATCAACAGAAAAATGCCTACCAGCAGCCCCAGCGCCACGCCCCGGGGCACCGATCTGCGCGTGAAACGCCACAATTCGCTATGCGCAATCCGACTGCCAAAAGGGCGGAGCCACCGGCTCTGCATCAGCTCTTCACGGTTGGGACTGTTTCGCCGTATCCAACCCTGAATGCCATCGGGCTGGTGCTTAGCCATGCTGCCTCAGCAACCGGCCCTGCTCGCGCTTCCAGTCGCGCTCCTTCTCCGATTCGCGCTTGTCATGCGCCTTCTTGCCCTTGGCTAGCGCCAGTTCCACCTTCGCCCGGCCGCGGCCGTTGAAGAAGATCGACAGCGGCACCAGCGTCATCCCCAGCCGCGCAACCGCGCCGTGCAGCTTGGAGATTTCACGTTCCTTCAACAACAGTTTGCGCAGCCGCTTGGGTTCGTGGTTGTAGCGATTGCCATGGCTGAATTCGGGGATGTTGGAATTGACCAGCCACACCTCGCCGTCGACGATTTCGGCATAGCTTTCCGCAATTGAGCCTTCGCCGAAGCGAAGCGATTTCACCTCTGTACCGGTCAACTGGATGCCGGCTTCGTACACATCCTCGATATGGTAATCGAACCGCGCGCGCCGGTTTTCGGCAACGGTCTTAACCTTTTCGAATTCGGCGGGGCGCGGTCGTGCCATCAGATCAGTCCAGCAATCTCCAGAGCCTTGTCGACCGCCTCGCGGCTGGCCGCCGAAGGCAGCGTCATCGGCAAACGGACATCGGGAGAGAAATTCGCATGAAGCCGATTAATCGCATATTTTACCGGTCCGGGTGACGCATCGCTGAACAGCGCGGCGTGCAACGGGAACAGCTTGTCCTGAAGTTCAAGCGCAACGTCCCAATCGCCCGCGCGGCAGGCGGCCTGAAACTCCGCGCACAGGCGCGGCGCGACATTGGCGGTCACCGAAATGCAGCCCACGCCGCCCATCGCCATGAAACCGAGCGCCATGTCGTCGTTGCCGGAAAGCTGGCAGAAATCCGCGCCGCAGGCGAGGCGCTGCGCGGTTACGCGCGCGACATTCCCGCTCGCGTCCTTCAGCCCGACGACCGTGGGGAGTTCGGACAGCCGGCCAATGGTTTCCACATCCAGATCGGTGATCGTGCGCGAGGGCACGTTGTACAGCACGATCGGCAGGTCGCAACGTTCGGCGAGATAGGCGAAATGGGCATAAACCCCTTCGCGGTTGGGCTTGTTGTAATAGGGTGCGACAACCAGTGCGGCCGTTGCCCCGGCGGCCTTGGCCGCGCGCATATGCTCGAGCGCAACCTGGGTATCGTTCGATCCGCACCCGGCGATGACGGGAACGCGGCCAGCGGCATGTTCGATGCAGACTTCGATGACGCGGTTATGCTCTTCGATCGTCATCGTCGCGGATTCGCCAGTCGTTCCGCACGGGACAAGCCCCTTGCTTCCCTCGGAAATCTGCCAATCGATGAAATCTCTGAATGCCCCCTCATCGAACGCCCCGTCGCGAAACGGCGTCGCCAGAGCCGGAATCGACCCGGAAAACATGCCTTTACTCCTTCAATTCGATGGCATTCCGCGCCATAACACGAATTATGTCACGAACGGTCCCCTGTTCCGCGCCTGATAAGGACGCGACCGCCCGAATGTCCAGCTTGGTTGTGCGATTGTTTGCCGTCGGATTGATGTTTTCTTCGACGACGGCAATGGCACAGTCCCTCACCGCAGATCAGCGGGCCTATTATCGGGCCCAATTGAGCGGTGCGATCGGAGGCGTTTCACCGCCTTCGCGTACCGATCCGACCGGCGAGGGCCTGATCAGCTGGCGCCGCCTCCGCCAGAGCGACAATTACAGCTTTTCCGAATATGCCCGCTTCCTGATGGCCTATCCCGGCTGGCCGGGTGAAACAGCAATGCGCAAGACCGCCGAACGGCGGATCGACCCTATCGCCAGCTCTCCACAGGAAGTCATCCGTTATTTCGAGAAGATGCCCGCGCTCACGACCACGGGCGAAGCACGCAACGCCGTCGCGCTGGCCGCGCTTGGCCGCTCGGATGCTGCGCGCGCGGCGGCGCGCCGCGCATGGACGGGCGGATCGCTTTCACCCGACGATGAGGGACGCCTGCTCAGCCTGTTTTCAAGCGCCTTGACGCCCGCAGACCATGATCAGCGTATGGAAAAGCTGCTCTGGGACGGCGCAACGAACAGCGTCGTGCGCCAGTTGCCCCTTACCTCGCCTGCCAAGCGCAGCTTTTACGAGGCACGCGTGGCCATGCAGACGCGTGCGCCCGATGCGGCGGCCAAGGCGGCCATCGTCGATAGCCAGTATCGCAACGATCCCGGCTATATCGTCGAACGTGCCGGGTGGCTGCGCAACACATCGCAGGCGCAGGCTGCGCGCGCGCTTCTGGCCGCCCCCCGCAACCTCACCAAAACCCCGCTCGATGCGGAAGAATGGTTCGAAACGCTGCTCACCAATGCGCGCGGTGCTGCCAATGACCGGCAATGGTCACTCGCCTATCAGATCGCGTCACGCGTAGACGATGCCTATGCACCCGGAACCGATGTGCGCGACCGCTCGCTTGGCGAACGCGACGATTATACCAGCCTTGTCTGGCTGGCCGGCACGATCGCGTTTGAACAACTCGGTCGCCCGGCTGACGCGATCGAGATGTTCCGCCGTTATGCAACGGCCGCACGTTCACCGCAGACCCAGTCCAAGGGCTATTACTGGGCCGGGCGCGCCGCGCAGGCCGCAGGACGCAGCGCCGATGCCACCCGCTATTTCACCGAGGCCGGTGGTTTTGCCGATCAGTTCTATGGCCAGTTGGCACGCGAACGGCTCAACCTGCCCATCCCCGCGCCCGACGGCAAACTTCAGACCGCCCCCAGCACCGCCGATCGCAGCACGTTCTTCAATCGCGGCGCGGTGCGGGCAGCCCGTTTCCTTGGCCAGATCGACAATTGGCAGGATCAGACGCAATTCCTCCGCACCATCGCCAATGATGCAAAGTCCGATGTCGATCATCATTTCGCAATGGAACTCGCCACCGAACTGCGCCGTCCCGACCTCGCCGTCATGGTCGGCCGTAGCGCACGGCTGAACGGCCATAATGATTATGTCCGTGCCGGCTTCCCGGTAATCAGCGTTCCCAGCGGACATGAAGACAATTTCACCATGATCCACGCGATCACCCGCCAGGAAAGCCAGTTCGATCGGCAGGCAGTAAGCCATGCCGGTGCCCGTGGGCTGATGCAATTGATGCCCGGCACCGCGCGTGAAACCGCAGGCAAGCTGGGCATGAGTTACGACGTGACGGCACTGACGGCGGACCCGATGTACAATGTCCGCCTTGGCTCCACCTATTTCCGACGAATGCTCAGCTATTATGGCGGCAGCTATCCACTTGCGGTAGCCGCCTATAATGCAGGGCCGGGCAATGTGAACAAATGGCTTGCTGCCAATGGGGACCCCCGCACCGCCGGCGTCGATGTGGTTTCCTGGGTTGAAAAGATCCCGTTCTTCGAGACCAAAAACTATGTGCACCGTGTGCTGGAAAACGCCGTGGTCTACGATGCCATGAACCCGGATCGTGCCCGTTCCCGCGGCGCGCGGACGCCGATTTCCTGGTATCTCGGCAAGAATACGCCGGGTTGACAGTGAAGACCGCGCAACCCAGTCGGACACAGCCATGAAAGACCGCCCGAATTATATCACCCCTGCCGGTTTTGCCCGGCTGCGCGCCGAATATGAAGAACTGTTCGCCGTCGAACGCCCCAAGCTGGTCGAAACGATCAGTTGGGCGGCCGGCAATGGCGACCGGTCGGAAAATGGCGACTATATCTATGGCCGCAAACGCCTGCGTGAAATCGATCGGACGCTGAACCGGCTCTCACGCAAGATGAAGGCGGCGAAGGTGATCGATCCGGCCGCGCAAGCCGACCGGGGCAAGGTGTTTTTCGGCGCCACAGTCACCATCGCCGACGAGGACGATAACGAGCGCAGGCTGACGCTAGTGGGCGATGACGAGGCTGATGCCGGCAAGGGGTTGGTCGGCTGGAATGCCCCCCTCGCCCGTGCCCTGCGCGGCGCGGCGATCGGGGATCTTCGTCGCGTGGAGCTTCCCGCTGGACCGCGCGAATATGAGATCATGTCGATCAGCTATCCGGCTGGCTGATGCATCCGGGCGGGCCCCGCCTGCCCGCCTCAGCCCTCAGCGATAACCGATCTGCTTCGCGGCCACCTTCAGCAATTCCGCATCGATTTCCGGCGGTGTCATGTCGACACCCGCTTCCAGGCGATCCGCCACATAGGTGAGGATCGCGATCCGCGCGGCCTTTTTGTTGTTGGCGTCGAATATCTTCCACCGCGCCCAGCGCGTGTCTGTATGCTCGAACATGTCTTGTAGCGCGCCCAGATAATCCTCGCGCCGGGCACGATTGCGGAAGTCCTCAAGCCCCGTTTTCCAGCGCTTCCACGGATGATCCAGCCGCGCCTTCAGGCGATTGTCCTGCTCCTGCTGGCTGACATGCAGGAAAGCCTTGATGATCGTCGTTCCGCAATCGCGCTGCTGCGCCTCGAACTCGTTGATCTCGTCATAGGCGCGGCGCCATTCGGCCTCGCTCGCAAAGCCCTCGACACGCTCGACGAGCACGCGGCCATACCAGCTACGATCAAAAATATTGATGTCGGATGCGCCCGGCAGGCGGGTCCAGAAGCGCCAGAGGAAATGGCGCTCCTTTTCTTCGGTGGTCGGCGCCGAAATCGGCCAGACTTCGAAATAGCGGGGATCGAGCTCCGCCGTCATCCGGCTGATCGCACCGCCCTTCCCGGCCGCATCCCAGCCTTCAAAGACGATCAGCGCCCGCGCGCCGTGGCAGATATAGGCAGCCTGGATCCGGGACAGCCGCTCCTGAATTTTCTTCAGCGCGGCATCATAGTCGCCGTCGAACTTTTCCCCCTTCTCATAATCCGAAAAGTCGATCGACATGCCCTGCTCCCGAAAAACAGCGCGCCCGGGGCGCGTCCGGCCAGATCATGGCCATGACGCACGCCGGGCGCAATCGGGCAATCAGCCCTTGGGGGCGGGTTCGACCAGACGGATATGCAGCTCACGAAGCTGCTTCGGCGTGACCTCGCTGGGTGCGCCCATCATCAGGTCTTCCGCCTTCTGGTTCATCGGGAAGACGATGACTTCGCGAATATTCGGCTCATCGGCGAGCAACATGACCATGCGGTCGATGCCCGGTGCCGAGCCGCCGTGCGGCGGCGCGCCAAACTTAAACGCGTTGATCATGCCCGCGAAGTTCGTATCCACGTCTTCCTTGGTGTAGCCGGCGATTTCGAACGCCTTGTACATGATCTCGAGCTTGTGGTTCCGGATCGCGCCCGACGACAGTTCGACGCCGTTGCAGACGATGTCGTACTGATAGGCGAGGATGTCGAGCGGGTCCTTGGTTTCCAGCGCTTCCAGCTCGCCCTGCGGCATCGAGAAGGGGTTGTGGCTAAAATCGACCTTTTTGTTGTCCTCGTCATACTCGAACATCGGGAAGTCGACGATCCAGCAGAATTCGAACTTGCCGGCATCGATCAGTTCCAGCTGCTCACCGACGCGGGTACGCGCAAGGCCTGCCAGCTTCGCGGCATCGGCTTCCTTGCCGGCGGCGAAGAACACGCCGTCATCGGGGCCAAGGCCGAGCGCCTCGATCAGTTTTGCGGTTGCCTCGGGCCCGTGGTTCTTGGCGATCGGGCCGCCCGGCTCACCCGCCTTGATGTTGATGTAACCAAGGCCCGAAAAGCCTTCCGAACGCGACCAGTCGTTCATCTCATCGAAGAACTTGCGGCTGCGCTCGCCCGCCTTCGGTGCGGGGATGGCGCGGATTACGCCGCCGCCTTCGACGATGTTCGCGAAGATGCCGAAGCCCGATCTAACGAAGTGATCGGTGACGTCGACGATCTCGATCGGGTTGCGCAGATCGGGCTTGTCGTTGCCGTATTTGAGCATCGATTCGCGGTACGGAATGCGCGGGAACGGATAAGGCGTTACCGAGCGGCCATTGGCAAATTCCTCGAAAATGCCGTGCAGCACGGGTTCGATCGCGTTGAACACGTCGTCCTGCGTGACAAAGCTCATTTCGAAATCGAGCTGGTAGAATTCGCCCGGCGAACGATCAGCGCGCGCGTCTTCGTCGCGGAAGCAGGGTGCGATCTGGAAATAACGATCAAAACCGGCAACCATCAACAGCTGCTTGAACATCTGCGGCGCCTGCGGCAGCGCGTAGAACTTGCCCGGATGCACCCGGCTGGGCACCAGATAGTCGCGCGCGCCTTCGGGGCTCGACGCGGTCAGGATCGGCGTCTGGAATTCGGTGAAGCCCTGATCGATCATCCGGCGACGAACCGACGAAATGACCTTGGAACGCAGCACGATATTGTTGTGCAGGCGCTCGCGACGCAGGTCGAGATAGCGGTAACGCAGGCGAATATCCTCAGGGTATTCGGAATCGCCGAACACGGGGAGCGGCAGTTCGGCCGCCGCCGACTGCACCGTCACCTGGCGGGCGCGCAGTTCGATGTCGCCGGTGGGCAGGTTGGCGTTGGTCGTCTCGCCGGAGCGGGCGACGACGTCACCGGTAACCGTGATCACGGATTCGGCGCGGGCACCGTCGATCGCCTTGAACGCTTCCGAGTCGATATCGGTAACGATCTGGGTGATGCCGAAATGATCGCGCAGATCGACGAACAACAGGCCGCCATGATCGCGCTTCCGATGAATCCAGCCGGAGAGGCGAACGGTTTCTCCGACGTTCGAAGCGCGCAGTTCCGCGCAATTGTGCGTGCGATAGGCGTGCATGAGGCTCTTCTTTTCTGCTCTGCTTGGCAAGCAAGCTTATGATGGGGCGGTAACACAGGGGCAAAGCCACTTTGTCAAGCCGAGAGACACGTATATGGGGATCGGATGCATATCCATCCGTTGATTACCGACTCCAAGACGCTGGCCGAGCTTTGTGAACGACTATCCGAATCCCCCTATGTGGCGGTCGATACCGAGTTCATGCGGGAAAACAGCTATTGGCCCGACCTGTGCCTGATCCAGATCGCCGACGACAAGGAAGCCGCCGCGATCGATCCAAAGGCAGAAGGCCTGGATCTGAAACCGCTGCTCGACCTGCTGGTCGATAATGAGGATGTGTTGAAGGTCTTCCATGCCGGTGGGCAGGATATCGAGATCATTCACAACATGACGGGCAAGACGCCCCATCCGATGTTCGACACGCAGATCGCGGCCATGGCGCTGGGCCAGGGCGATCAGGTCGGCTATTCGAACCTCGTCGACAGCTGGCTCGGCATCGCCCTCGACAAGGGCGCGCGCTTTACCGATTGGAGCCGTCGCCCGCTCGACAAACGCCAGATCGAATATGCGATCGGGGACGTCACCCATCTGTCCAAGATCTTCCCCAAGATGCTTGAAAAGCTCCGCAAGACCGGTCGTGGCCAATGGCTCGATCAGGAAATGGAGCGCATCGCCGATCCGTCAAACTACGTAACCCTGCCCGATTCGGCATGGGAACGCGTCAAGATCCCCAGCCGCAAGGCCGAGGTGCTCGGCCGCCTCAAGGCGCTTGCCGCATGGCGCGAGCGCGAGGCGCAGAACAAGAATTTGCCGCGCGGCCGCATCGTGAAGGACGAGACGCTTGCCGATCTCGCCGCGCATCCCCCACGCCAGCAGGCCGATCTGTCGCGCGTGCGCGGGCTTTCGGCGAGTTGGGCCGGCAATGATATCGGTTCGCGCCTGATGACGGCGCTTGCCGCTGCAACGCCCCTGCCCGCCAGCGAAATGCCCACGCGCGATGATCGCAAACCCGGGCTCGGCCGCGAAGGTTCGCTCGTCGCCGATCTGCTCAAACTGCTGCTCAAGATCCGCGCACGCGAAGTCAGCGTCGCCCCGCGTCTGCTTGCGCGTTCCGACGAACTGGAACTGCTGGCCGCCGGCCAGCGTGATGGCCTAGCGATCCTGGAAGGATGGCGGTTCGATCAGTTTGGCAGCGACGCGCTGGCGCTTGTGGAAGGCCGCCTTGCCTTTGCTGTTCGCCACGGAAAACTCGTCATGACCCGCGCCGAAAACGAGGAAAATCAATGAAAACTCTAACTTTTGCAGCTGCTCCGCTGCTTCTCGCCGCCTGCGCCACCACCCCCGGCAGCGAACCCGCGAGCCCGTCAGCCCCTGCGCAGATGTGCAAGAACGAGGCGGTTCAGCAGTTCAAGGGACAGGCCGTTTCGGCAGAACTCGGCGCCGCCGCGCTCAAGGCCAGCGGCGCACAAACGCTGCGCTGGGGACCGCCGCGTTCGGCAATGACGATGGACTATCGCGCCGATCGCTTGACAATCTCCTATGACGACGATCTGAAGGTAACGATGATCGGCTGCGGCTGATCCGCTAGACCAGATCCATCCGGTGGGGTGCACCAAAGGCTGTGGCAAGCTGCTTCAGCCTGCGCTCCACCGCTTCACCATATAGATCCGCATCACCGGTCTCAAGCGTCAGCGTTACCGCTCCCCCCTGATTTTGGAGCTGGCTCGCGCGCAGCGGAGCCGCCACACCACCGCTCAGCCTCTGCCCCAACCGCATGGCGAGCCCCCAGCGCACTGCAATCTGGAGCGCCTCAACACCGGCAAGCGGCACCAACTGACGGAGCGGCATGCTGCCCGCGCCAAAGCTGGTGGCAAGCGCCTGTGCCATCATGGCGCGGCCAAAAGCGTCAACGCCCACCCAATTGCCATGCAGCGAAACTTCAAGTGCCCGGTCCGCGCGATATTCGGGATTGGCACGCCAGGCGATGTCCGCGAGCAGACACGCAGCGTGACGGATACGCACCCATGGCGCAGGATCTTGCGAAAATAGCGGTGCGATCCAGTGGTTGAGCAAATCGCCATGCTCGGGGAAGCGCCCTTCGCGCACGCCCTCCGCACGCGCAGCGGCGATCAGCGGATCTTCCAGCCGCTGCGCATCATCAAGCATGCCGAACAACAGCCCCTCGCGCAGCCCCGAGGCCGACACGACCAGTTCGCTACTGCCAAGATGCTCGACAAGATCGGCCAGCAAGGTGCCCGCGTCCCCCAGTGTCGGGATGCGGGAGGACGACACAATGGAAAGCGCCTGCAGCTTTTTCCGGTCGATCTGGTCAGCCATCAAGGCCAGCGGCCTGATCCTTTCGGTCGGCAGGCCATATTGATGGATGATCGGCAGCGGATATTTGCTGAGATGCATGTCATAGCGCGCCAAGGCGCGCCACGATCCACCAACCATGTAGAAGGGCAGGCCCCGCCCCTCCTTCACCCATTTTTCGCCGCGCAGCATCTTTTCAAGCGCAGCGCGCAGCGCCCCTTCGCCCTGTTCGCGAATGGCACCGATGCGCAGCACGCCAAGCGGCAGCGACACCCAACCGGCCGTCTTGCCCTTGCGGACCCGGATCAGTTCAAGGCTGCCACCGCCCAAATCACCGACGATCCCGTCCGCCTCGGGGATCGCGGATATCACCCCAAGGCCCGCAGCTTCGGCCTCCTGCTGCCCCGAAAGCAATTCGG is part of the Sphingomonas sp. C3-2 genome and harbors:
- a CDS encoding M13 family metallopeptidase, which codes for MKSVFYILLASTALAGASAAATAEGTPAAQAVSAKAEFGTFGFDEAGMDRAVKPGDDFYEYANGEWTKRTPIPEDRSNYGMFTRLDDLSRERTRDILEEVKGDTSNRIGNAYASFLDEGAVEAKGLAPLKPWIAKIKAVRTKADFAALSGEADRNGLSTLFGVYVGQDDKHPETYALTLFQSGLGMPDRDYYLSDDKKLAETRAAYLAHLEKMLTLAGEKNAGPRAQALLAFETAIAKVHWSKIDSRDATKTYNKRMLADLVKDAQGFDFTKYFAKVGANVDALIVAQPTAVQGIAKLVGETDIAVLKDAMLVRSLDGYSDYLPKAFVDENFAFYGTTLSGTPQNEPRWKRGVTFVTQSLSDEVSKIYVDRYFPAETKAAADALVKNVIAAMDRRIQGLSWMAPETKEKARAKLAAFTPKIGYPSQWRDFSGLQVKRDDLLGNAIRSANFEHDFNIGKLGKPIYRWEWGMTPMEVNAYANFSMNEIVFPAAILQPPFFDPHADPAVNYGGIGAVIGHEISHHFDDQGSKYDASGTLTDWWTKEDVEKFGALTKQLVDQYDLYEPLPGEHVKGELTLGENIADLAGLTAAYEAYKLSLGGKEAPVIDGFTGDQRFYLGWAQVWRRSYREANLRQRLLTDPHAPSIQRAWIVRNLDPWYGAYKPDASVKLFLSPEKRVRIW
- a CDS encoding DUF2062 domain-containing protein, whose amino-acid sequence is MAKHQPDGIQGWIRRNSPNREELMQSRWLRPFGSRIAHSELWRFTRRSVPRGVALGLLVGIFLLIPGVQIIGVALLALPFRANIPIGAAMTFLSNPATTPFLLGSSIVVGNRIFGLHADVATFSLLWGEGAGVNQWVAWFFSDAAPALLAGLFIISVIAALIGYVLSIFVWRLWVGSKWRRRGHRPIEMSTKD
- the smpB gene encoding SsrA-binding protein SmpB; amino-acid sequence: MARPRPAEFEKVKTVAENRRARFDYHIEDVYEAGIQLTGTEVKSLRFGEGSIAESYAEIVDGEVWLVNSNIPEFSHGNRYNHEPKRLRKLLLKEREISKLHGAVARLGMTLVPLSIFFNGRGRAKVELALAKGKKAHDKRESEKERDWKREQGRLLRQHG
- the dapA gene encoding 4-hydroxy-tetrahydrodipicolinate synthase, with the translated sequence MFSGSIPALATPFRDGAFDEGAFRDFIDWQISEGSKGLVPCGTTGESATMTIEEHNRVIEVCIEHAAGRVPVIAGCGSNDTQVALEHMRAAKAAGATAALVVAPYYNKPNREGVYAHFAYLAERCDLPIVLYNVPSRTITDLDVETIGRLSELPTVVGLKDASGNVARVTAQRLACGADFCQLSGNDDMALGFMAMGGVGCISVTANVAPRLCAEFQAACRAGDWDVALELQDKLFPLHAALFSDASPGPVKYAINRLHANFSPDVRLPMTLPSAASREAVDKALEIAGLI
- a CDS encoding lytic transglycosylase domain-containing protein; amino-acid sequence: MSSLVVRLFAVGLMFSSTTAMAQSLTADQRAYYRAQLSGAIGGVSPPSRTDPTGEGLISWRRLRQSDNYSFSEYARFLMAYPGWPGETAMRKTAERRIDPIASSPQEVIRYFEKMPALTTTGEARNAVALAALGRSDAARAAARRAWTGGSLSPDDEGRLLSLFSSALTPADHDQRMEKLLWDGATNSVVRQLPLTSPAKRSFYEARVAMQTRAPDAAAKAAIVDSQYRNDPGYIVERAGWLRNTSQAQAARALLAAPRNLTKTPLDAEEWFETLLTNARGAANDRQWSLAYQIASRVDDAYAPGTDVRDRSLGERDDYTSLVWLAGTIAFEQLGRPADAIEMFRRYATAARSPQTQSKGYYWAGRAAQAAGRSADATRYFTEAGGFADQFYGQLARERLNLPIPAPDGKLQTAPSTADRSTFFNRGAVRAARFLGQIDNWQDQTQFLRTIANDAKSDVDHHFAMELATELRRPDLAVMVGRSARLNGHNDYVRAGFPVISVPSGHEDNFTMIHAITRQESQFDRQAVSHAGARGLMQLMPGTARETAGKLGMSYDVTALTADPMYNVRLGSTYFRRMLSYYGGSYPLAVAAYNAGPGNVNKWLAANGDPRTAGVDVVSWVEKIPFFETKNYVHRVLENAVVYDAMNPDRARSRGARTPISWYLGKNTPG
- the greB gene encoding transcription elongation factor GreB is translated as MKDRPNYITPAGFARLRAEYEELFAVERPKLVETISWAAGNGDRSENGDYIYGRKRLREIDRTLNRLSRKMKAAKVIDPAAQADRGKVFFGATVTIADEDDNERRLTLVGDDEADAGKGLVGWNAPLARALRGAAIGDLRRVELPAGPREYEIMSISYPAG
- a CDS encoding polyphosphate kinase; amino-acid sequence: MSIDFSDYEKGEKFDGDYDAALKKIQERLSRIQAAYICHGARALIVFEGWDAAGKGGAISRMTAELDPRYFEVWPISAPTTEEKERHFLWRFWTRLPGASDINIFDRSWYGRVLVERVEGFASEAEWRRAYDEINEFEAQQRDCGTTIIKAFLHVSQQEQDNRLKARLDHPWKRWKTGLEDFRNRARREDYLGALQDMFEHTDTRWARWKIFDANNKKAARIAILTYVADRLEAGVDMTPPEIDAELLKVAAKQIGYR
- the aspS gene encoding aspartate--tRNA ligase, with product MHAYRTHNCAELRASNVGETVRLSGWIHRKRDHGGLLFVDLRDHFGITQIVTDIDSEAFKAIDGARAESVITVTGDVVARSGETTNANLPTGDIELRARQVTVQSAAAELPLPVFGDSEYPEDIRLRYRYLDLRRERLHNNIVLRSKVISSVRRRMIDQGFTEFQTPILTASSPEGARDYLVPSRVHPGKFYALPQAPQMFKQLLMVAGFDRYFQIAPCFRDEDARADRSPGEFYQLDFEMSFVTQDDVFNAIEPVLHGIFEEFANGRSVTPYPFPRIPYRESMLKYGNDKPDLRNPIEIVDVTDHFVRSGFGIFANIVEGGGVIRAIPAPKAGERSRKFFDEMNDWSRSEGFSGLGYINIKAGEPGGPIAKNHGPEATAKLIEALGLGPDDGVFFAAGKEADAAKLAGLARTRVGEQLELIDAGKFEFCWIVDFPMFEYDEDNKKVDFSHNPFSMPQGELEALETKDPLDILAYQYDIVCNGVELSSGAIRNHKLEIMYKAFEIAGYTKEDVDTNFAGMINAFKFGAPPHGGSAPGIDRMVMLLADEPNIREVIVFPMNQKAEDLMMGAPSEVTPKQLRELHIRLVEPAPKG